DNA from Saccharomyces cerevisiae S288C chromosome V, complete sequence:
AACTTATTTTTTCCGATAATGTTCTTGGCAAATGAGTTACCAATAAATGACATGAATTAcagaaaacaagaaaatatttgccaaaaaaaaaccaatacaaaaatataGGGGAAAAGATTATCCTTTATTCCTTTCTCAttccactttttttttttgttatatGCGTATTCTGATTGATTCATAACTAAGtatctttccttttcttttctttcaatttcttttttccatatATAAATACATAAATTTACATACCTTATGTAGTATAATATATGGAAGAATGCTACTGAACACATCAGTACACATGCTATGTACTTACAATCTTAGTAAGGTAGATGTAGGTCTAATGCTTCGATGATCCcttcattatttcttgGGTATAACTGTCAGTCTCGCACCGCAGTGTGCCCTTGTGTGGCCAGCCTCGTGACAAAATGAACATTttatcttattttttttctttttactaCTCTTTTTGCTGGTTACTCCCTGAATAGTGCTCGTAGTTTTATCTGCCTCTTCCTTGGCTTTAATCGGTATCAGGGCATATTTTTGATCGTCTTTTTCCATGATCTCTATTCCATTCCGCAGTACCATGTCAAGAACACTAGTATTCATCATACTTCCCACAGTGCTTTCATGCAATCCCAGTAGTAGGTTAATGAATTTCTCTAATTCTTTCAACTTATGCTCGTACTCAACTTGTAATTGTGATCCATCTTTTTGCTTTGAAATGA
Protein-coding regions in this window:
- a CDS encoding uncharacterized protein (hypothetical protein) — encoded protein: MCESSNKTENDIVRLSQAMDVLAKLIISKQKDGSQLQVEYEHKLKELEKFINLLLGLHESTVGSMMNTSVLDMVLRNGIEIMEKDDQKYALIPIKAKEEADKTTSTIQGVTSKKSSKKKKNKIKCSFCHEAGHTRAHCGARLTVIPKK